The sequence CGGAGTAGCGATCGGCAAAGCGGGTCTCGAAAAAGTCGGCCGAGGCGTCGCCGCGAATCACGCGTGCGAGGTCTTCCGCCTCCTCCATGTTGCGCACCACCACCACCGGCCCGTGCTCCTTGGCGTGCGAGAAGGTCGCCCGCGTTTCTTCGTGGTAGCGTTTGCCGTGCACCACGATGGTGTAGTCGTCGCCGCCAATCTGCCGGCTCTTGCGCCACACCTTTTCCACAAACGGACACGTGGTGTCGTACGATTGCGTATCCACGCCGCGCGCCTCCAAGGTTTTCTCCACTTCTAGCGTCGTGCCAAACGCCGGAATGAGCACGATGTCGTCAGGCGTGAGCACATCGAAGGGGATGAGCTGCTCGCCGGTCGTAGACCGCAGAAACTGGACGCCCCGCTCCTCCAGGTCGTTGTTCACGTGGGGGTTGTGGATCATCTCCGACAGCAAAAAGATGCGCCGGTCGGGATGATCATCAAGGGTCTGGTAGGCAATTTCGATGGCCTGCTCCACACCGTAGCAGAAGCCAAAGTGCCGGGCAATTTTAAAGCGCACCGGTCCGAAGTCGATGACCGACGGCGCGAAGTCTTTCTTCCGCGGGTCGGTGGCTTTGCGGGCATCTTTGACGGTGGAGATGATGGGGCTCCGGTAAAACACCGGGACGTCAAATTGGCGCATCGCGGCAGCAGCGGGTTGGAAGTAAAAACATGCGGTAGGTGCAACGCGGGCTACGGCAGCGGGTTCACGCGCGCCGAAACTGTTTACCGGCCAGTTGCTTCACCAGCCCCTTAAACTCCAGTTGCAGGAGGGGCACCAGCGCCTCGGCGGGGGTGAGGTCGAGCGTAGCGCACAGGCTGTCGATGTGAACGGGCGTGGTGGAGAGGGCATCGTAGAGCGCTTGCTCGTTGGGCGGAAGGTCGGGCGTGGGCGCAGCGGTCGATGCGTCGGTGGCTGATGCGTCGGTATCGGAGGCATCGGGGGTAGATGCGCGGCCCGCGGATGGTGGCAGGGCGTCGGCGGGCAATACCAGCGCAAGCTCGTCGATCACGTCGTCGACCGAGAGGACGAGCTTGGCATGGCCCCGCTGAATGAGCCGGTTGGTGCCCACGCTCGATGACTTCCCCACGGCGCCCGGTACGGCAAACACCTCACGA comes from Salisaeta longa DSM 21114 and encodes:
- a CDS encoding 4-hydroxy-3-methylbut-2-enyl diphosphate reductase — its product is MRQFDVPVFYRSPIISTVKDARKATDPRKKDFAPSVIDFGPVRFKIARHFGFCYGVEQAIEIAYQTLDDHPDRRIFLLSEMIHNPHVNNDLEERGVQFLRSTTGEQLIPFDVLTPDDIVLIPAFGTTLEVEKTLEARGVDTQSYDTTCPFVEKVWRKSRQIGGDDYTIVVHGKRYHEETRATFSHAKEHGPVVVVRNMEEAEDLARVIRGDASADFFETRFADRYSEGFDPATDLQRLGVVNQTTMLATETKAISNLLREALEARYGTAEIKEHFADTSDTLCYATNENQDATLALINDGADLAIVVGGYNSSNTSHLVELCEEHMPTYFISDAQQFDGPAEIQHFDLHAEAVVTTAHWFPVDDTPVDVILNSGASCPDALLDEVIRAIISWYPEARPVDEALAPFRADAAEA